A region from the Pontixanthobacter aestiaquae genome encodes:
- a CDS encoding vWA domain-containing protein encodes MPAPPPPARTGAASGDSIVVTGSRVQGLVQEVPTAVSVIAAEQIEQEGGSKQNSRMTRGLRYVPPMVVPQDPGREKYDGEDVSPVKLVATDPLSTFSVDVDTGAYANTRRFLTQGQMPPRDAVRTEEMINYFRYDYAKPESRDVPFSVNTDVAVTPWNPETRLMRIGLRGYDIPQNERPAANLVFLLDVSGSMNSADKLPLVKSAMKGLANQLTERDTVSIVVYAGAAGLVLQPTNNPSEIRHAIDKLQAGGSTAGGAGIELAYRIAEDNMIKGGVNRVILATDGDFNVGVSDRDKLIELIEDKRKTGITLTTLGFGTGNYNEAMMEQIANHGNGNHAYIDSALEARKVLGSEMGSTIFTIAKDVKIQVEFNPSVISQYRLIGYENRALRNQDFDNDRVDAGDIGAGHQVTAIYEVVPAGAKGWVGTLRYGEPSAKMTADKEHLTEAAYVKLRYKMPDGDTSKLIDTIIPSSALRSASAPSGDFAFATAVAAFGQKLRKDDLLGDYDFDDIEKLAGNQRDFWRQEFKRLTDVAGSMDSQLGG; translated from the coding sequence ATGCCCGCACCCCCGCCGCCTGCCAGAACCGGCGCGGCTAGTGGCGATTCCATCGTGGTGACGGGCAGCAGAGTGCAGGGCCTGGTACAGGAAGTACCCACAGCGGTGTCGGTTATCGCTGCCGAGCAGATCGAGCAAGAAGGGGGCAGCAAGCAGAATTCGCGAATGACACGCGGCCTGCGCTACGTCCCGCCAATGGTCGTGCCGCAGGACCCGGGCCGCGAGAAGTATGATGGAGAGGATGTCTCTCCCGTCAAACTGGTCGCGACGGATCCTCTGTCCACGTTCTCCGTCGATGTCGACACCGGAGCTTATGCCAACACCCGCCGCTTCTTGACGCAAGGCCAGATGCCTCCCCGCGATGCCGTGCGGACCGAGGAAATGATCAATTATTTCCGCTATGATTATGCCAAGCCGGAGAGCCGCGACGTTCCCTTTAGCGTCAATACCGATGTAGCGGTAACGCCTTGGAACCCTGAAACGCGACTGATGCGGATCGGCTTGCGCGGCTACGACATCCCTCAGAACGAGCGGCCGGCAGCCAATCTGGTATTCTTGCTCGACGTATCCGGCTCCATGAACAGCGCGGACAAATTACCCTTGGTGAAAAGCGCCATGAAGGGCCTCGCCAATCAGTTGACCGAGCGCGATACAGTTTCAATCGTGGTCTACGCAGGGGCCGCTGGACTGGTTCTTCAACCGACCAATAATCCTTCGGAAATCCGCCATGCTATCGACAAATTGCAGGCGGGCGGATCGACCGCTGGCGGCGCGGGCATTGAACTCGCCTACCGTATTGCCGAGGACAATATGATCAAAGGCGGCGTAAACCGCGTGATCCTTGCCACCGATGGCGACTTCAATGTCGGAGTATCGGACCGTGACAAGCTCATCGAACTGATCGAGGACAAGCGCAAAACCGGGATCACCCTGACAACGCTCGGCTTCGGTACGGGCAATTACAACGAAGCGATGATGGAGCAGATCGCCAATCACGGGAACGGCAATCACGCCTATATCGATAGCGCGCTGGAAGCCCGTAAAGTGCTCGGTTCGGAAATGGGATCGACCATCTTCACGATCGCGAAAGACGTGAAAATTCAGGTCGAATTCAACCCCTCGGTCATCAGCCAGTATCGCCTGATCGGCTATGAGAACCGCGCACTGCGAAACCAGGATTTCGACAACGATCGGGTCGATGCCGGTGATATCGGTGCCGGACATCAGGTAACTGCGATTTACGAAGTTGTTCCCGCCGGTGCCAAAGGCTGGGTCGGTACGCTTCGTTATGGCGAGCCTTCGGCCAAGATGACCGCCGACAAAGAACATCTGACCGAAGCAGCCTATGTGAAGCTCCGTTACAAAATGCCTGATGGCGATACGTCAAAGCTGATCGATACGATCATCCCGTCAAGCGCGTTGCGGAGCGCCAGCGCGCCGAGTGGTGACTTCGCCTTTGCAACGGCAGTTGCAGCCTTTGGCCAGAAACTCCGTAAAGATGATTTGCTGGGTGATTATGATTTCGACGATATTGAGAAACTCGCTGGCAATCAGCGCGATTTCTGGCGGCAGGAATTCAAGCGCCTGACTGACGTTGCTGGTAGCATGGACAGCCAATTGGGCGGATAG
- a CDS encoding OmpA family protein, which yields MPVRPTIAIAAGALGSIALAFAGSVWTADDIVAQLSQRAAAAAADAGAPDVTADFTAINGWPSRHPLLVGGEDLGEQTRADAAQAIAAIPGVGGIRWSDGTMAAESGAVPLKPMHCQDDVEALLRARTVRFEESSSAMDTASRELLDEVEAALRPCLGSIIAITGHTDNSGPEPGNLALSRERANAVRNALISRGIPADGLRAIGRGSSNPVDGLDPADPANRRIEFSVIATEPLAPTPVDTPGAR from the coding sequence ATGCCCGTTCGCCCTACCATTGCTATCGCCGCCGGAGCCTTAGGGAGTATCGCGCTGGCGTTTGCCGGGTCCGTGTGGACCGCCGATGACATCGTCGCCCAATTGTCGCAGCGCGCAGCAGCTGCGGCGGCCGATGCGGGCGCGCCCGATGTCACGGCAGATTTCACTGCGATCAATGGCTGGCCGTCGCGTCATCCGCTGCTTGTCGGCGGCGAAGATCTGGGCGAACAAACCCGCGCTGACGCGGCGCAGGCCATTGCCGCAATCCCCGGGGTCGGCGGGATTCGCTGGTCGGACGGAACCATGGCTGCCGAAAGCGGCGCAGTACCGCTCAAGCCGATGCATTGTCAGGACGATGTCGAAGCGCTGCTGCGCGCCCGTACCGTTCGCTTTGAGGAATCTTCCAGTGCAATGGATACCGCAAGCCGTGAATTGCTGGACGAGGTGGAAGCGGCTTTGCGCCCTTGCCTCGGCTCCATCATCGCGATCACCGGGCACACCGATAATTCCGGGCCGGAGCCGGGCAACCTTGCTTTGTCGAGAGAACGTGCCAACGCGGTGCGCAATGCTTTGATCAGCCGCGGAATTCCCGCCGACGGGCTGCGCGCTATTGGCCGTGGATCAAGCAACCCGGTTGACGGTCTCGACCCTGCCGACCCTGCCAACCGCCGCATCGAGTTTTCAGTCATCGCGACCGAGCCGCTCGCTCCCACTCCCGTCGACACACCGGGAGCGCGCTGA